A window of the Capricornis sumatraensis isolate serow.1 chromosome 9, serow.2, whole genome shotgun sequence genome harbors these coding sequences:
- the LOC138085218 gene encoding sperm-associated acrosin inhibitor-like codes for MSFFSSWIKAILIIGLAFPLYCETSFASSRKMSEMREAPEYSIYIHQLHFCSREMDPVCATNGKTYSNKCVFCSEKIEHGRFDFSHWGRC; via the exons ATGTCTTTCTTCTCATCATGGATCAAAGCTATTTTAATCATTGGCTTGGcatttcctctttattgtg AAACTTCTTTTGCATCTTCAAGAAAAATGAGTGAAATGCGTGAAGCT CCAGAGTATAGTATATATATTCATCAATTACATTTTTGTAGCAGAGAAATGGATCCAGTCTGTGCAACAAATGGCAAAACGTACTCCAATAAATGCGTTTTCTGCAGTGAAAAAAT agAACATGGAAGATTTGATTTTAGTCACTGGGGTCGTTGCTGA